A part of Paenibacillus donghaensis genomic DNA contains:
- a CDS encoding ABC transporter permease, translating to MDKASLLQMKSRTGRPGISSQTKASITGLIMVIPSFLLLVFTVIIPITLAVKESFLNPDGAFSLANYTYLFTDKAMRSNILFTLNLTIVSTVLTLIVGYLLAIYLRFNQGWITDWIRKLYYIPMFIPGVIATYGIINMYGNHGWLARIGLALGSESFPRFIYDYNGLLLANLWFNIPFTAMLLSSALAGIPNSIIESARDVGAGKLSIFARFIVPMTYKTVLVAATFTFMGIIGAFTAPFLIGPNAPQVLGIAMQQSFSIYHDVGVASAMAVFMFLLCSGMGYFYIRSMVKEEPAGR from the coding sequence ATGGTCATTCCTTCATTTTTACTGCTGGTCTTTACCGTCATTATCCCGATTACGCTGGCGGTTAAGGAAAGCTTTCTTAATCCTGACGGAGCTTTCTCGCTGGCGAACTATACGTACCTCTTTACGGATAAAGCTATGAGAAGCAACATACTCTTCACCTTGAATCTGACGATTGTCAGCACGGTCCTTACGCTCATTGTCGGGTATTTGCTGGCCATCTATCTAAGGTTCAATCAGGGCTGGATTACGGACTGGATACGGAAATTGTATTATATCCCGATGTTTATCCCTGGGGTTATCGCGACTTACGGCATAATTAATATGTACGGAAACCATGGTTGGCTGGCGAGAATAGGGCTGGCGCTCGGCTCGGAGAGCTTCCCGCGTTTTATTTATGATTATAACGGACTTCTGTTAGCCAATCTGTGGTTTAATATTCCGTTTACGGCCATGCTGCTCAGCTCTGCGCTGGCGGGCATACCGAATTCTATCATTGAGAGTGCGCGTGATGTTGGCGCGGGGAAATTAAGCATTTTTGCCAGATTTATTGTTCCGATGACGTACAAGACGGTTCTGGTCGCAGCTACCTTCACTTTTATGGGGATTATCGGCGCCTTCACGGCCCCGTTCCTGATCGGACCCAATGCTCCGCAGGTGCTCGGCATCGCGATGCAGCAGTCCTTCTCCATCTATCATGATGTTGGAGTCGCGAGCGCCATGGCCGTGTTCATGTTCCTGCTCTGTTCAGGGATGGGCTACTTCTACATTCGCAGTATGGTTAAGGAAGAACCGGCCGGAAGGTGA